A stretch of the Arvicola amphibius chromosome 8, mArvAmp1.2, whole genome shotgun sequence genome encodes the following:
- the LOC119821934 gene encoding olfactory receptor 6B2-like codes for MRGENITKVSTFILLGFPTAPRLQYLLFLLFLLIYLFVLVENLAIILTVWSSTPLHRPMYYFLGIMSTLEIWYVCDIIPKMLDGFLLQRKRISFIGCMTQLYFFSSLVCTECVLLASMAYDRYVAICHPLRYQVIMTTVLCVQLVAFSFASGFTVSMIKIYFISSATFCGSNVLNHFFCDISPVLKLACMDFSTAELVDFILAFIILVFPLIATILSYGHITLAVLRIPSATGRWRAFSTCASHLTVVTIFYTALFFMYVRPQAIDSRSTNKLISVLYTVITPILNPLIYCLRNKEFKEALRKTLGLSQAPS; via the coding sequence ATGAGGGGAGAGAACATCACCAAGGTCAGCACGTTCATCCTGCTGGGCTTCCCCACCGCCCCCAGGCTGCAGtacctgctcttcctcctcttcctgctcatcTACCTCTTCGTGCTGGTGGAGAACCTGGCCATCATCCTCACTGTCTGGAGCAGCACCCCTCTCCACAGGCCCATGTACTACTTCCTGGGTATCATGTCCACCTTGGAGATCTGGTATGTTTGTGACATCATCCCCAAGATGCTGGATGGCTTCCTCCTGCAGAGGAAACGCATCTCTTTCATTGGATGCATGACTCAACTCTACTTCTTCAGCTCCCTGGTGTGCACAGAGTGTGTGCTCCTGGCttccatggcctatgaccgctatgtggccatctgccatCCCCTGCGCTACCAAGTCATCATGACCACGGTGCTGTGTGTCCAGCTCGTGGCCTTCTCTTTTGCTAGTGGCTTCACAGTCTCGATGATCAAGATCTACTTTATCTCCAGTGCCACTTTCTGTGGCTCCAATGTCTTGAACCACTTCTTCTGTGACATCTCCCCCGTCCTCAAGCTGGCCTGCATGGACTTCTCTACTGCAGAGCTGGTGGACTTCATTCTGGCCTTCATCATTCTGGTGTTCCCCCTCATAGCCACCATCCTCTCCTATGGACACATCACCCTGGCTGTGCTGCGTATCCCTTCGGCCACAGGACGGTGGAGGGCCTTCTCCACCTGTGCCTCCCACCTCACTGTGGTCACTATCTTCTACACAGCCTTGTTTTTTATGTATGTTCGACCCCAGGCCATCGATTCCCGGAGCACCAACAAGCTCATCTCTGTTCTGTATACGGTCATCACACCCATTTTGAACCCCTTGATCTACTGTCTGAGGAACAAAGAGTTTAAAGAGGCCTTAAGAAAGACCTTGGGCTTGAGTCAAGCACCATCATAG
- the LOC119821369 gene encoding olfactory receptor 6B2-like, with amino-acid sequence MRGENITKVSTFILLGFPTAPRLQYLLFLLFLLAYLFVLVENLAIILTVWSSTSLHRPMYYFLGSLSFLEIWYVSDIIPKMLDGFLLQRKHISFAGCMTQLYFFISLVCTECVLLASMAYDRYVAICHPLRYQVIMTTVLCVQLVAFSFASAFTVSVIKVYFISSATFCGSNVLNHFFCDISPILKLACTDFSTAELVDFILAFIILVFPLIATILSYGHITLAVLRIPSATGRWRAFSTCASHLTVVTFFYVAMIFIYVRPQAIDTRSSNKLISAVYTVLTPILNPLIYCLRNKEFKDALRRMLGLGHTLQ; translated from the coding sequence ATGAGGGGAGAGAACATCACCAAGGTCAGCACGTTCATCCTGCTGGGCTTCCCCACAGCCCCCAGGCTGCAGtacctgctcttcctcctcttcctgcttgcCTACCTCTTCGTGCTGGTGGAGAACCTGGCCATCATCCTCACTGTCTGGAGCAGCACCTCTCTCCACAGGCCCATGTACTACTTCCTGGGCTCCTTGTCTTTCCTAGAGATCTGGTATGTGTCAGACATCATCCCCAAGATGCTGGACGGCTTCCTCCTGCAGAGGAAACACATCTCCTTTGCTGGTTGCATGACTCAGCTCTACTTCTTCATCTCCCTGGTGTGCACGGAGTGTGTACTCCTGGCttccatggcctatgaccgctatgtggccatctgccatCCCCTGCGCTACCAAGTCATCATGACCACGGTGCTGTGTGTCCAGCTCGTGGCCTTCTCCTTTGCCAGTGCTTTCACAGTCTCTGTGATCAAGGTCTACTTTATCTCCAGTGCCACTTTCTGTGGCTCCAACGTCTTGAACCACTTCTTCTGTGACATCTCCCCCATCCTCAAGCTGGCCTGCACCGACTTCTCTACTGCAGAGCTGGTGGACTTCATTCTGGCCTTCATCATCCTGGTGTTCCCCCTCATAGCCACTATCCTCTCCTATGGACACATCACCCTGGCTGTGCTGCGTATCCCTTCGGCCACAGGACGGTGGAGGGCCTTCTCCACCTGTGCCTCCCACCTCACCGTGGTCACCTTCTTCTATGTGGCcatgatttttatatatgtgagGCCACAGGCTATCGATACCCGGAGCTCCAATAAGCTCATCTCTGCTGTGTACACTGTCCTCACACCCATATTAAACCCACTGATATATTGCCTAAGGAACAAGGAGTTTAAGGATGCCCTGAGAAGGATGCTAGGATTGGGTCACACTCTACAGTAG
- the LOC119821344 gene encoding olfactory receptor 6B2: MRGENITKVSTFILLGFPTAPRLQYLLFLLFLLAYLFVLVENLAIILTVWSSTSLHRPMYYFLGSLSFLEIWYVSDIIPKMLDGFLLQRKCISFAGCMTQLYFFSSLVCTECVLLASMAYDRYVAICHPLRYQVIMTTVLCVQLVAFSFASGFTISMIKVYFISSATFCGSNVLNHFFCDISPILKLACTDFSTAELVDFILAFIILVFPLIATILSYGHITLAVLRIPSATGRWRAFSTCASHLTVVTFFYMAMIFMYVRPQAIDSRSSNKLISAVYTVLTPMMNPLIYCLRNTEFKDALRRTLGLGNTPQ, translated from the coding sequence ATGAGGGGAGAGAACATCACCAAGGTCAGCACGTTCATCCTGCTGGGCTTCCCCACAGCCCCCAGGCTGCAGtacctgctcttcctcctcttcctgcttgcCTACCTCTTCGTGCTGGTGGAGAACCTGGCCATCATCCTCACTGTCTGGAGCAGCACCTCTCTCCACAGGCCCATGTACTATTTCCTGGGCTCCTTGTCTTTCCTAGAGATCTGGTATGTGTCAGACATCATCCCCAAGATGCTGGACGGCTTCCTCCTGCAGAGGAAATGCATCTCCTTTGCTGGTTGCATGACTCAGCTCTACTTCTTCAGTTCCCTGGTGTGCACGGAGTGTGTACTCCTGGCttccatggcctatgaccgctatgtggccatctgccatCCCCTGCGCTACCAAGTCATCATGACCACGGTGCTGTGTGTCCAGCTTGTGGCCTTCTCTTTTGCTAGTGGTTTCACCATCTCGATGATCAAAGTCTACTTTATCTCCAGTGCCACCTTCTGCGGCTCCAACGTCTTGAACCACTTCTTCTGTGACATCTCCCCCATCCTCAAGCTGGCCTGCACCGACTTCTCTACTGCAGAGCTGGTGGACTTCATTCTGGCCTTCATCATTCTGGTGTTCCCCCTCATAGCCACCATCCTCTCCTATGGACACATCACCCTGGCTGTGCTGCGTATCCCTTCGGCCACAGGACGGTGGAGGGCCTTCTCCACCTGTGCCTCCCACCTCACCGTGGTCACCTTCTTCTACATGGCCATGATCTTCATGTATGTGAGGCCCCAGGCCATTGATTCCCGGAGCTCCAATAAACTCATCTCTGCTGTGTACACTGTCCTCACACCCATGATGAATCCTCTGATCTACTGTCTGAGGAACACTGAATTTAAGGATGCTCTGAGAAGGACCCTGGGCTTGGGTAATACTCCTCAGTAG